The genomic stretch GAATTTTCAGGAAAATGGCGCAGTACGGTTAAGGCTAAAATTGTCAATCCGGATGAACGCCGTATTTTCTGGGAAGATTTATATGCCGGTCCGCTAAAAGAACAGGTGTTCAACGACAATATCGCGGAAGCAGATCGCCTGATCGAGCAAGCATTACAAGAGTGGCAAAAGCCAAAAGGTGAAGTCTACTTGGTCGGTGCGGGTCCGGGTGATCCAGAATTGTTGACCTTAAAAGCCTTACGTTTGATGCAGCAAGCCGATGTGGTGATTTACGACCGACTGGTCTCAGCGCCAATTATGGAGCTGTGCCGCCGCGATGCGGAAAAGATCTATGTGGGTAAGGCGCGTTCCAATCATGCGGTTCCGCAAGATGGGATTAATGCTTTATTGGTCAAATATGCCAGTGAAGGAAAGCGGGTTTGCCGTCTGAAAGGTGGTGATCCATTTATATTCGGGCGTGGCGGCGAAGAGATTGAAGAGCTATTCGCTGCTGGGATTACTTTCCAGGTGGTTCCAGGGATTACCGCAGCTTCAGGATGTTCAGCCTATGCCGGTATTCCATTAACCCATCGTGATTATGCGCAAAGTGTGCGTTTCCTGACCGGTCACTTAAAAGAAGGTTCGCCAGAATTGCCTTGGAGTGAGTTGGTCTATGAAAACCAGACCTTAGTGCTTTATATGGGGTTGGTGGGACTGGAGAAAATCTGTGCAGAATTAATCGCTCATGGTCAGCGAGCCGACATGCCAGTGGCCTTGGTTTCTAAAGGTACGACGCCTGAACAGAAAGTTGTAGTAGGAACGCTTGCTGATATTGCATCCAAAGTGTCCGAACATCAGATTCAAGCCCCGACTTTGACCATTATTGGTGAAGTTGTACGCTTACGTGAACAATTGCAATGGCATGAGCGAGGATAAGCAAAGCACTGCTTTGTCCGAGCGCAAGACGAAGGCTGTGCCTGAAGTAAGAGGATAAGCAAAGCACTGCTTTGTCCGAGCGCAAGACGAAGGCTGTGCCTGAAGTAAGAGGATAAGCAAAGCACTGCTTTGCCCCGAGCGCAAGACGAAGGCTAGGCCTGAAGTAAGAAGATAAGCAAAGCACTGCTTTGCCCGAGCGCAAGGCGAAGGCTAGGCCTGAAGTAAGAGGATAAGCAAAGCACTGCTTTGCCCGAGCGCAAGGCGAATGTTGTGTCTGAATTAAATATATTGAGTGAGTAAGCTGTGATCCACGTTGTTTTATATGAGCCTGAAATTCCTGCAAATACAGGCAATATTATTCGTCTGTGTGCCAATACAGGAGCACAGTTACATCTGGTCAAGCCGCTGGGTTTTGAGTTGGATGACAAAAAGCTGAAACGTGCCGGTCTGGATTATCACGAATATGCCAATATGCAGATTTGGGAAAACATCGAAGACTGTCTGGCCGATTTGGCAAGCAAAGGCATTGGGCTGGATGCAATCTATCCATTGACCACCAAAGGTTCTGAAACACCGCATACTTCGGATTTAAACCGTCCTGTGGCCTTGTTAATGGGTCCGGAAACTCGTGGTCTGCCTGAACATGTTCGTATGATGTTTCCGCAAAAGCACTGGATTCGTTTACCGATGGCAGAAAACTCCCGAAGTTTGAACTTGTCGAATGCCACTGCAGTAATTGTCTACGAAGCTTGGCGTCAGCAAGGTTTTAAAACGCTTTAAGCTGAAATTTGTGATGATTCTAAAAGCTGCCTTTGGGTGGCTTTTTTATTTTGTGTAACGAATAGATAAACTGCTTTTCACTTCGTTGTATGCTTGAATTTATAACTTTATCAAATATAACAAAAGGTGCAGCCTTGAAGCCTCTATTAAAACTTATCATCGCATGTTGCCTTGGATCTATTGCGGCTTCCGTGAGTGCGGAAGAGGGCAGTGCCGCCACATCGGCAACAAAGGAAGTTCAGTCCATTACTCAGGCAGAAATACAGCAGGGTTTGCTCAACATGCAGAAACGCTTAGATACGCGTATTGAAAAATGGGGGAAGAGCTTGGATGCAGATGATTTTCAATGGACCTGGCGAGGGCGTAAATTAAAGCCTGCCAAGCGTGAGGAAGTCTGTGATATTTTTCAAGATGTCGTGGATGAAATGTATCAACTGGCCGTCAAGAATAAAGCCCGTTTAGGTCCGGAAGAGCAAAAGTTATTGTCTAATCGCAGTCTGTTTATTGAGAAACTGGGTTATGAAATTAATCGGGTCAATACCCAGATGGGTTTTGATTGCTATCTGCATTAGTAAAATCAAAACATGACAGACATAAAAAAGGCGCATGAAGCGCCTTTTTTATTTGAAGCAAAACGATATTATTTATCGTCAAATTCATTGTGCTGAGGAGCAGGGTGCTTGAAGCCTTTGGTTTTATAACCTAAGTACAAGATACCGCCAAATGCCCAGATCAGACCATATTTAAGCGAAGCTTCATCGACTTCTAGCCACAGAGCAAAGACTGAAATGAAGCCAAGTAAAGGAACCACGACAAAGTTCATGATCTCTTTAGCACTCTTGGTACGACCATCACGTAATGCATAACGTGAAATCACCGACAAGTTGACGAAACTGAATGCAGTTAAGGCACCAAAGCTGATCAACGACACCACAAAATCAAGATCCATAAAGCCAGCAGTTAAAGCCACTGCACCAGCGATTAAGATGTTGTATGAAGGTGTATAGTTTTTCGGGCTAATATGACCGAAGATCTTCTTGTTGATTACGCCATCACGACCCATTACATACATCAGACGTGATACACCCGCATGTGCTGAAATACCAGAAGCCATAACTGTCACAATCGCGAAGTAAAGTACGACTGTTTTAAACGCCACGCCACCGACAGCTTGTAAAATATCCGGCTGTGTTGCAGCGATATCTTCAAAGTAAGTTTTTGGATCATTCGGGAAGAAGATCTGCATGAAGTAAGTACTGATGATAAAGATGATACCTGCCAATAATGCAGTCAAGAAAATCGCTTTAGGTAAGGTTTTTTCGGTATCTTTAGTTTCTTCAGCAAGAGAACTTAAGGAGTCAAAACCTGTGAATGAGAAGCACAGTAAGGTTGCACCGGTAATCAGGGCAGCAACAGAAGTAAACTCATTCCAGAATGGCTCTAAACTCCACAATTGGTACTTTGCATCGACCAGTGTGCCGTCTGCATTTACGCCACCTTCCAGAAGTTGGTAAACCATCCAGGTGAAGTATGCAATGACGCCCAATTGTACGAATACAATCATACTGTTGAAGTTGGCAACAAATCTCGCACCACGAAGGTTAATCGCGGTCATAAAGGCGGTTAAACCAATGACCCAAACCCAATGGTTCATGTCTGGGAAAAGTGCTTCCAGATAAATCACCGCCAGAATGATATTGACCATTGGCGATAACAGGTAATCCAGTAAGGATGACCAACCCACCATGAAACCTACGTTCGGGTGGATGGATTTTTGCGCATAGGTATAGGCCGAACCCGAAGAAGGGTAGCGACGAATCATATGACCATAGCTCAAGGAGGTTAACAAAATTGCAATCAGTGCAAAAATGTAAGAGGTAGGAACGTGGAAGTTACTTTCTTCAGATACCAGACCAAATGTATCAAACAAGGTCATGGGTTGAATATAAGCTAAACCAATAATAATGATGTGCCAGAGTCCCAGCGTTTTTTGCAGTTTAGCTGCCGATTGAGTCCCAGAGATATTAGTCAACGGCGTTATCCTCTTAATCGTTGATCAAGGATCAGTCATATTTATAAGGATCGTTTGAGACGAACGATCCCCCCTACAGTTTTCTATAAAAGTCCGCCAATCTACTTGAAAAGAACGGCTTTTGCTAGCTATTTTTTTGACTTTTGTCCTGCATAAAATGTGCCATTCAAAAAAAGAAATCGAATTTTTTCTTATGCAAGATAAAAGCCTGATGTTTAAAAAAACATCAGGCTAGAATTTCGGCTATATTGGCTTATTTTTCAGTAATTACCAAGCCTTTTTTAAGATAGATTTTAAATCTTCCAGGGTGGCTTCTTTCGGGTTATAAATGATGGAACCATCATTCAGGGCTTTCTCTGCCACTTCATCGAGCTGGGCTTCAGAAATCTTACCGGTTTCACGTAATGTGCGCGGTAATTTGGTGAGACTGTAAATCCGGTCACGCATGGTTAGAATCGTTGCAATAGTTTTGTCAGCACGTAGATGCGCCGGCGTTTGTGCATAAATATCGGCACCCGCCAAAGGCAGGAGCAGATCTGCGATTTTATCGCCATTGACCTCTTTGTTGTATTCCAGCACATAAGGCAGGAATAAGTTCATGCATAAACCATGCGGCAGGTGTACCACTGCACCCAATGAGTGCCCCAGTGAATGCACAATGCCGACCATCGAGTTGGAAAATGCAATTCCCGCCATGGTCGATGCCTGTGCCAGCTCCAGACGGCCTTGTGCATCGGAAGGGTTATCCAGCACATTAAATAGATGGGTACTGATCTTTTTGACTGCGGCAGTCGCATAAGCATCCGAAATTGGATTGGCTGCCATGCAGGTATAAGCTTCAACCGCATGGGTCATAGCATCCATCGCGGTCATGGCGGTTAAATGCGGCGGCAAGGTCTGGGTCATGCGGGGATCCAGAATCGCAGCATGCGGCATCAGGTAATAAGAGGCGAACGGCATTTTGACGTTCTTTTCAGTGTCCGACACGACAGCGACCATGGTTACTTCTGAACCTGTACCAGACGTGGTTGGAATCACAAAGAACGGTTTCAGCGGTTTAGGCAGGTTATGTGCACCCGAATATTTCAGCAGGTCATCACCGCCTTCAGAGACCAGAATATTGGTTGCCTTAGAGGTATCTATGACTGAACCACCGCCCACGGCAATGATCGCATCACAATGATTTTCGCGATACAGTTTTGCTGCACTGCGTACTGTACCCAAGCTAGAGTCGGGTGGGACGTCATCAAAAATCGCTACAATTGCAGCATCCGCCATTTCAAATGCGGCTTCAATCGGTGCCAGCAGATTGTTGGCGCGTACACCTTTGTCGGTAATGATCAGCGGACGTTTGGCCCCCAAAGTCGCAAGTTCAAACGGAATATGTTCTAACGCGGCATGACCGGCAATCACTTTGACCGGACAGAAAAATTCATAATAAGGTTTAGCCATGTTATACACTCCGTTTCAAATAGGATTGAGCGATTTTCAGATAAATGCTGCTCGCTTCGCTTAGTTTTTCTTTTAGGCTCAGATTGCTTGGATATTCTTTCACTGCCAGTTGTGCCACCATTTTCGGCAAAATCAGTGCTTCCATTTTATTCAGGCAGCGTACCAGACGAATGGCATTAGAAATATCGCCATCAGCAATCATGCGGTCATTGGCAAAAGCCTGTGAGGTACTTTCCTGAAAAGAAAATACCAAAAAGGCATGATGCAGATGTTTAAAGGTAATGGTCAGATCGGGCGCTTTTTCCAGATTTTTGACCAGTTCCAGTTGTTTGTCCTCAGTGACCCGCGCCACAAAGGCCGGGCCATGCGGAAAGACTTTCATGGAAAGAGTAAAATTTTCTGGAAAATGGGCCACTTCCTGTTTGATTTCTTTATCCACCTGACTTGCCATGACCAGACCTCGGCCAATCACATCCATCATGAGTTTGACATAGGCAAGCTGCAAAGCGGGTTTTACGGATTTAGTCGCAATCACGTGATGATCCCTATCTCAATATTATTAGTTTAGAGTAAATACTCTAATTTATTTGGGGCTGAAATGCAAAGGCTTTATCTTTGCTCGACAGTTACTTGCTTAAAGTACCCGCTGTGACGCAAAGTTTCAATAATTTCAGTGCACAACTGGCTGAATTGGGGTGGGTGTTCGAGCAGGTCACTCATGCGTACCATTTCCAGTCCTGCATAGCCACAAGGGTTAATGGTATTAAATCCGCTCAAGTCACAATCCAGATTTAAGGACAGACCATGATAGCTACGACCTTTGCGAATTTTAAAACCGAGTGAACCGATTTTGCGCTCAGCAACATAAACCCCTGGTGCATCCGGTTTGGCATAGGCATCAATGCCATATTTTTTCAGCAATTCGATCATCAGGTTTTCAGCATAAGACACCAAGGTGCGCACATTCCAGCCCAGACGATTCAGGTCAAACATAAAGTAAGCCACCAATTGACCGGGACCATGCCAGGTCACCTGACCGCCACGATCAGTCTGAATCACCGGAATGTTGCTTGGTATTAAAATATGTTCCGGTTTCCCTGCCTGACCTTGAGTCAGTACATCCTGATGTTGCAAAATCCACAATTGATCCGGGCTATGTTCATCACGGGTTTCCGTAAATGTTTTCATTTCCAGAAAACGATCTTCATAAGGTGTGAGGTCGTGATATTGACGAATGATCAGCTCGGGCTTTTGCAGCACATCAGTCACAGGGAGTGTCCTTAGTAATTATAAAAACTGATCATAATTATAATGGCTTCGGCATGAAATAGGGGCGAGATCTGCAATATTTAAGCGCTAGCTCAGTCATTGTACAGGCATAAAAAAACACGCCCGGAAGCGTGTCTTTTGTATTTTCGATTACAATGCAGTTTTAATCAGCGGGCAGGCGGCCAAATCTGCATACACTGCATGCACCTGTTCCAGCTCCAGAAAGCGCAGTTGTGCGGTAATGGAGTGATATTTGCCAGTACGTGATGGTGTAATACTTACGCTATCACCTTCAAAATCTGGAAAATGTTTTAGAAAAATGTCGATGACAGCGTGACGCAATTCATCGCCCGCAAGGCCAATCAGTTTAATCGGATAATCCATAGGGAAAACCCAAAGATGTTCTTGAAGTTCACGAGATGGTGTACGGTCTAACATGGTAGTCCCCCTAATTTTAAACGCCTGCAATCATGCAGGCGTTTGGGTCTGTCTTGGCTACTTAAATGGAGACTGATGATCAAATTTCAAGTCTCCACATCAAGTATCAAATCTTAATCATTCTCAAGGAATGAACGTAAGTGTTCTGAACGCGATGGATGGCGAAGTTTACGCAGTGCTTTGGCTTCAATCTGACGAATACGTTCACGTGTTACGTCAAACTGTTTGCCCACCTCTTCCAAAGTATGGTCGGTCGGCATATCGATACCAAAACGCATTTTTAGGACTTTGGCTTCACGTTCAGTCAGGTTTTCCAGAACTTCACGTGTCGCTTCTTTCAGGCCTTCAGACGTTGCCGCATCAATTGGTGAAGTGATGTTGCTGTCTTCAATGAAGTCACCCAGATGTGAATCTTCATCATCACCGATCGGTGTTTCCATCGAAATTGGTTCTTTGGCGATTTTCAGTACTTTACGTACTTTAACTTCGTCCATTTCCAGACGTTCGCCCAGTTCTTCAGGAGTCGGTTCACGACCCATTTCCTGTAGAAGCTGACGAGATACACGGTTGATCTTGTTGATCGTTTCAATCATGTGTACCGGAATACGAATGGTACGTGCCTGATCCGCGATCGAACGGGTAATCGCCTGACGAATCCACCAGGTCGCATAAGTCGAGAATTTATAACCACGACGGTATTCAAACTTGTCTACGGCTTTCATCAGACCGATGTTACCTTCCTGAATCAGATCCAGGAATTGCAAGCCACGGTTGGTATATTTCTTCGCAATCGAAATTACCAGACGCAAGTTCGCTTCAACCATTTCTTTCTTGGCACGACGTGCTTTGGCTTCACCGACGGCCATACGTTTGGCAATGTCTTTAATGCCTTTTACATCAAGGCCAAGCTCTTTCTCGATATCGGCAATTTTTTGCTGGAAGGCCAATACGTCTGGACGTACTTTTTCCAGATAAGCTTTCTGGTCTGCAGGTGTTTTTGCGATCTGCTCATCTAACCAGGCTGGATTCGATTCTTGGCCCGGGAAGCTGGTACGGAACTGGGTGCGATCCATACGGCCACGACGTACTGCATAACGCATCACTTCACGTTCTGCACCACGAATTTGATCATGGGTACCACGAATCATTTCAGAAATGATATCGAATAGACGCGGGGTAAATTTGAACATCATGAATACAGTTGCAAGTGCCTGCAAAGCTTCTTCAGCCTGTTTGCTGTCACGACCATGTTTTTCAATGGTTGCTTTGGTATTCAGCCACGCATTTTCCAGTTCAGTGAAACGCGCTTTGGCAATTTCAGGATCTGGACCAGAATCTGCTTCTGATTCATCATCAGAGTCTGCTTCTTCTTCCTCTTCATCATCGTCCAGTTTTACGTCTTTGGTCGATTTTTTCGAGTCAGTTTCATCTTCAGCAAGAACCGCTTCTTCTTCTAGAACTTCAGGAATTTCTTCATCTGATTCAGGATCTAAATAACCTGATAAAAGGTCAGCAAGACGGCGTTCACCCGCTTCATAATCTTTGTATTCTTGCAGTACCACTTCTACCGCATTCGGCCAGTAAGCAATCGAGTGCAAAACATCACGAATACCTTCTTCGATGCGTTTTGCGATGCTGATTTCGCCTTCACGAGTCAGAAGTTCTACTGTACCCATCTCACGCATATACATACGTACAGGGTCAGTGGTACGACCTGGCTCGTTTTCTACCGAGGCAAGTACGGCTGCAGCTTCTTCTTCTGCAACTTCATCCGCCGCTTCTGCAGTATCTTCGAACATCGTATCATCAGATTCAGGCGCGCGATCATGTACCGGAATACCGACATCATTCAGCATCTGAATGATGTCTTCAATCTGCTCGCTTTCTGTGATGGAGTCCGGCAGATGATCGTTAACCTCAGCGAAGGTTAAATAACCTTGTTCTTTGCCTCGGCTAATCAGAGCCGCTACTTGAGAAGTAGGGGAAGTCATATCGCTCATCTTTTGCTTACTCTTCGTTGAATCTGTGGCAGTAAAAAACCGTACAATGCTGCACGATTTAAGCTCGTTAAATTTAGTGAATAGCCTACATATTTCATCAGGGAATTCAGCATGAAAGCTGTCTGATAAAATATTTAAAATGAAATTCAGTAATTTAAGATGGGGGTGAATTTGTTGTTTTCAAGTTCATCCCATGCGTGTCTGTTTATGACTCAAAAAGGAGAATCAAAAAACATAAGGACGCAGGGTGGATTATATCATGGCACACAATTGAGACAGAAAAAACCCCTAATTACAAATTAAAAATACGAAAATCCAAATAAAACTTGACTTGTTATTTTAGGCACGATAAATAGCGCTTAAATCCTTTTACATTTTTCACTCATGAGGAAGTTTTAGTGTCTTCTACAGATTTTGAACTAGATGATAACTTCGGTGAAGATGATGTTAATTTCGATGAGGCTTCTAGCAAGCTCAGTGCTAAAGAGTCGTTGGAAAAACGTCGTCTGATCGATGATCTACTGACCCAACGTCGTTTAGAGCGCGAACTCAAAGATTTTGACTATGACTTCGACGATGACGACGATTTTGATGACGAAGATTAACGAATTCGGATTTAGCATAGTCTGGAATAAATGCTATGCTAAACCTTTCGGTTTTCTAAGTTTGGATGTTAGATGAGTGCTTTAGATTTAGACCTGTTGAGTGAATATCTAGATGGTGACCAAAATGAACATGGTCTAGATTTCGCGGCAACCCATGGTTTCTTATGTGCTATTGCAGTAGGCCCAAAATTCGACAAATGGTTAGACGAACTTTTTGATAGTAATCAAAAGAAAGTGCCTGCAGAAATCATCACTCAGGTGCAAGCATGGTTAGAGTCTATTCGTCAAAGCTTAGCCAATGAAGAAGGGATTACGTTCCCGTTTGAAATTGAAGAAGCAGACACTGAATCAAGCCTGGGTGACTGGAGTGTGGGCTTTGTAGATGCCATGTTCCTGAACGAAGACGCTTGGTTTACTGAAGAATTTGAAGAGCAACTGGTGGATTTAACTCTGCCAATCATGGTCTTTAGTGGCATTGATGATGAAGATCCACAAATGGAAACTTTCCGTCGCAATGGTCAGTTAATGGATGAACTTGCAGAAGAAATTCCAGAAAACTTAAATGAATTGTATCTGATGTATCACACTCCAGAATAATTCATAAAAAAAGCACCGCAGGGTGCTTTTTTTAGCTTTGGCCTTTTTGCATCTTTGAGATCTACTCGACCCTATTTTCTTTCAATCCTGTACGCTTGGCCAGACTATAGCGTGCATAAGCATTGTAGGCGATATGAAACAGCAAGGCATGTAAGGCAATGCTTGCAGCCACCAGGAATGAATTTGTTCCTCTTCCTGTATAGGTGATGGTTCTATAAATCTCATCTGTCTGCGGGTTCATCCAGATGACCACAACTAAAAAGATAAACCCGAATGTCATGGCAATAATAGTGGAGCCCCAGACCAGTTTGCTTTTCTCTTGCTGAGTCGGCAAACGAAGTTCTTTCTTAACAAAGTATCGGGCACTGAGAAAGGCAGAAGCAATCAGGGCAGGAATCAGCAGAATGGCGCCCAGATTGAATACATAGATGAATATGCCTACCAATAGAACCAAGGTCAGATAAACGGTGGCAAAATATTTAAGATAATGCGACATCGTTTTAATCTCCTTAAGGGATCTTCCTCAGGATGGACGATTTTTACGCTGCTGTCTACGGTAGAAAATCCAGATAATAATTACCACAACAATGGCAATAATCACATAACTGACTTTACTGAAAATTTGCTGCATCAAATGCTGGTTTTCGCCAAAATAAAATCCGACACACGCCAAAAATGTGGTCCAGATGATGGTTCCAAGTGCGCTATAAAACATAAATTTCCAGAAGGGCATATGACTCATGCCAGCAGGAATGCTGATCAGCGAGCGAACCGCAGGAATCATGCGGCCAAAGAAAACAATCCGGTGACCATAATGCTCAAACCAACTCAATGATTTTTTTACATCTTCTGATTTAATAAATAAATATTTGCCATAACGATCGACAAATTTAAAAATAGAATCATGGTTAAATTTATAGCCAATCCAGTACAGCAAGGCGGCTGCCAGCAGGGAGCCGATACAGCCGGACATGATTACCCCGACGAGTATTAACTCGCCCTGAGAGGCTGAATAGCCCGCGGAAGGCATAATAATTTCGGAAGGGATTGGCGGGAAGACATTATCCAGGAACATGAGCAGAGCAATGCCCCAGTAGCCCAGTTGCTCCATAACGGAAATAATCCATTCGGTCAGATTCATATGATTGGCAAAATAAAAAATACTGCCTGTATCCTAAGCAGTATTTTTTGTGCGGTAAAGTCTTGGAATATAAATGATCAGGCAGAATTAGCTATGCGTCAGGGTATAAATATAAACTTTACGTAAGAAATAGGCCAAACAGATCGGCAAAATACTCAGCAGGATAAAATGCATGATGCTGGTATTGATATGGTAACCAATGAACAGCGCCAAGATTGCGCCAATAATGGTTCCCAAGATAACTACGAACAGATGTGACTGCTGTTCAAGCTCTTCAGAAATTTGATGAAGTCGTTGCAGCTTTATATTTTCTTTTGGTTGAAATTGAACCAGATTGTCTGAATCTCGAGCAAGTGAGCCTGCCATTTTATATTCCTTTTCAATTAAAAATTTCAGTTAATAATGAAAGACTTAGCTTGTAAATTACCGTATCATTAGACTAACAATCTTGTTTGGAAAAAAATGAGGTTCTTGGTAAGGAATTGGTAAGAGTTTTATTGCTGTTGTGATTTTTATGTAAACAAAAAACCCTCCGAAGAGGGTTTTTATATATTTCATTACAAAAGGCCAAATTAGAGGCGTTTGCGTTTTGCTGCTAAAATTTGTGATTGACGCATACGGAAACCTTCTTTTTGTTTCTCCGAGGTTTTGTCAATACAGTACACACAAGAGACACCATGTTCATAACTTGGGAGGGTAACTTCTTCTGGAAGTAAAGGCCAGCCACACGCATGACACTTGGTATTTTGGCCTTCTTCAACACCGTGCGTTACGGCAGTACGACCATCAAACACGAAGCATTCACCTTCCCACATGCTTTCTTCAGCCGGGGTTTCTTCCAGGTATTTCAAAATACCGCCTTTCAGGTGATAAACTTCAGTGAAGCCTTCTTGAAGAAGTAAAGAGGTTGATTTTTCACAACGAATACCACCTGTACAGAACATGGCAATTTTCTTGTCTTTGTGCTGTTCCAGATTATTTTTCACGTATTCAGGGAATTCGCGGAAGCTTTCAGTTTTCGGATCAATCGCGCCTTTGAACGTACCTGCTTTGTATTCGTAATCGTTACGGGTATCAACCAGAATCACGTCATCACGTGCAATCAGTTCGTTCCATTCTTTTGGATCAAGATAGTGACCGACTAAATCACGCGGTTTCACTTCCACGCCTAAAGTCACGATTTCTTTTTTTAATTTAATTTTCATTTTACGGAATGGTTTTTCAGAACTGTCAGATTCTTTGTATTCCATTTCGTTAAAACCTTCATTCAGAAGGAACTGGTGAATTTGATCAATCGATGCACGGTCGCCTGCAACCGTACCGTTAATGCCTTCACCTGCCACAATTAGAGTACCGCAAAGGTTGATGGATTTTACCAGGTCCAGAAGACGTTGCTGAAGATCGGCAGGATCTTGAACTTCTTTGAATTGATAAAGTGCGGCAACAACCCAACCAGTCGTCGCTTGCTGTTCTACAGGTGCAAGCTGTTCTACAGTAGCGTTCATGGAATACTCCAACGTAGCATGATAATTTGAAAGGCGCATATTTTAGCTTGATTCGAGTGAATAAGCGAGTAAAACGCAAGTCTTTTAACAGGCTTCAATTCATGGGAGAGAG from Acinetobacter lwoffii encodes the following:
- a CDS encoding tRNA (cytidine(34)-2'-O)-methyltransferase, with the translated sequence MIHVVLYEPEIPANTGNIIRLCANTGAQLHLVKPLGFELDDKKLKRAGLDYHEYANMQIWENIEDCLADLASKGIGLDAIYPLTTKGSETPHTSDLNRPVALLMGPETRGLPEHVRMMFPQKHWIRLPMAENSRSLNLSNATAVIVYEAWRQQGFKTL
- a CDS encoding YecA/YgfB family protein; this encodes MSALDLDLLSEYLDGDQNEHGLDFAATHGFLCAIAVGPKFDKWLDELFDSNQKKVPAEIITQVQAWLESIRQSLANEEGITFPFEIEEADTESSLGDWSVGFVDAMFLNEDAWFTEEFEEQLVDLTLPIMVFSGIDDEDPQMETFRRNGQLMDELAEEIPENLNELYLMYHTPE
- a CDS encoding PA3496 family putative envelope integrity protein, which produces MSSTDFELDDNFGEDDVNFDEASSKLSAKESLEKRRLIDDLLTQRRLERELKDFDYDFDDDDDFDDED
- the lipB gene encoding lipoyl(octanoyl) transferase LipB; translation: MTDVLQKPELIIRQYHDLTPYEDRFLEMKTFTETRDEHSPDQLWILQHQDVLTQGQAGKPEHILIPSNIPVIQTDRGGQVTWHGPGQLVAYFMFDLNRLGWNVRTLVSYAENLMIELLKKYGIDAYAKPDAPGVYVAERKIGSLGFKIRKGRSYHGLSLNLDCDLSGFNTINPCGYAGLEMVRMSDLLEHPPQFSQLCTEIIETLRHSGYFKQVTVEQR
- a CDS encoding APC family permease; the encoded protein is MTNISGTQSAAKLQKTLGLWHIIIIGLAYIQPMTLFDTFGLVSEESNFHVPTSYIFALIAILLTSLSYGHMIRRYPSSGSAYTYAQKSIHPNVGFMVGWSSLLDYLLSPMVNIILAVIYLEALFPDMNHWVWVIGLTAFMTAINLRGARFVANFNSMIVFVQLGVIAYFTWMVYQLLEGGVNADGTLVDAKYQLWSLEPFWNEFTSVAALITGATLLCFSFTGFDSLSSLAEETKDTEKTLPKAIFLTALLAGIIFIISTYFMQIFFPNDPKTYFEDIAATQPDILQAVGGVAFKTVVLYFAIVTVMASGISAHAGVSRLMYVMGRDGVINKKIFGHISPKNYTPSYNILIAGAVALTAGFMDLDFVVSLISFGALTAFSFVNLSVISRYALRDGRTKSAKEIMNFVVVPLLGFISVFALWLEVDEASLKYGLIWAFGGILYLGYKTKGFKHPAPQHNEFDDK
- a CDS encoding iron-containing alcohol dehydrogenase codes for the protein MAKPYYEFFCPVKVIAGHAALEHIPFELATLGAKRPLIITDKGVRANNLLAPIEAAFEMADAAIVAIFDDVPPDSSLGTVRSAAKLYRENHCDAIIAVGGGSVIDTSKATNILVSEGGDDLLKYSGAHNLPKPLKPFFVIPTTSGTGSEVTMVAVVSDTEKNVKMPFASYYLMPHAAILDPRMTQTLPPHLTAMTAMDAMTHAVEAYTCMAANPISDAYATAAVKKISTHLFNVLDNPSDAQGRLELAQASTMAGIAFSNSMVGIVHSLGHSLGAVVHLPHGLCMNLFLPYVLEYNKEVNGDKIADLLLPLAGADIYAQTPAHLRADKTIATILTMRDRIYSLTKLPRTLRETGKISEAQLDEVAEKALNDGSIIYNPKEATLEDLKSILKKAW
- the rpoD gene encoding RNA polymerase sigma factor RpoD produces the protein MSDMTSPTSQVAALISRGKEQGYLTFAEVNDHLPDSITESEQIEDIIQMLNDVGIPVHDRAPESDDTMFEDTAEAADEVAEEEAAAVLASVENEPGRTTDPVRMYMREMGTVELLTREGEISIAKRIEEGIRDVLHSIAYWPNAVEVVLQEYKDYEAGERRLADLLSGYLDPESDEEIPEVLEEEAVLAEDETDSKKSTKDVKLDDDEEEEEADSDDESEADSGPDPEIAKARFTELENAWLNTKATIEKHGRDSKQAEEALQALATVFMMFKFTPRLFDIISEMIRGTHDQIRGAEREVMRYAVRRGRMDRTQFRTSFPGQESNPAWLDEQIAKTPADQKAYLEKVRPDVLAFQQKIADIEKELGLDVKGIKDIAKRMAVGEAKARRAKKEMVEANLRLVISIAKKYTNRGLQFLDLIQEGNIGLMKAVDKFEYRRGYKFSTYATWWIRQAITRSIADQARTIRIPVHMIETINKINRVSRQLLQEMGREPTPEELGERLEMDEVKVRKVLKIAKEPISMETPIGDDEDSHLGDFIEDSNITSPIDAATSEGLKEATREVLENLTEREAKVLKMRFGIDMPTDHTLEEVGKQFDVTRERIRQIEAKALRKLRHPSRSEHLRSFLEND
- a CDS encoding YbeD family protein; translation: MLDRTPSRELQEHLWVFPMDYPIKLIGLAGDELRHAVIDIFLKHFPDFEGDSVSITPSRTGKYHSITAQLRFLELEQVHAVYADLAACPLIKTAL
- the cysG gene encoding siroheme synthase CysG → MDIFPISLKLQQQTCLIVGGGHIAYRKALLLQKAGAIIHVIAPEIEESLLRIVQNSQGHYVQAAFHPEVALRPYRLVIAATDDAETNRQVFELCEAENVLVNSVDDPPHCRFMVPAIIDRSPLVISVASNGTSPVLSRQIRTQLEAAIPHGMGKLAEFSGKWRSTVKAKIVNPDERRIFWEDLYAGPLKEQVFNDNIAEADRLIEQALQEWQKPKGEVYLVGAGPGDPELLTLKALRLMQQADVVIYDRLVSAPIMELCRRDAEKIYVGKARSNHAVPQDGINALLVKYASEGKRVCRLKGGDPFIFGRGGEEIEELFAAGITFQVVPGITAASGCSAYAGIPLTHRDYAQSVRFLTGHLKEGSPELPWSELVYENQTLVLYMGLVGLEKICAELIAHGQRADMPVALVSKGTTPEQKVVVGTLADIASKVSEHQIQAPTLTIIGEVVRLREQLQWHERG